One part of the Clostridium thermosuccinogenes genome encodes these proteins:
- a CDS encoding stalk domain-containing protein, giving the protein MKKLASVFKVLLVALMISSLFVTSAFAAGLKGEELSLGSEDSGYKIIVPNFIGIKTVDVDGFDVTVVVMETPEKDSNGNYPIFEIVTTDEDAYYVDSFPGIYYEGQVGNFSGEFDNGRLVYSPNLAIGKDLKDISKDTIFTFDFEVYDKDYNYLISFYGLNFMFENKSESTTPAEETVVKANPTSSKIVVNGKEVAFEAYEIGGNNYFKLRDLAMALNGTEKQFEVIWDNETKSINLTKGQAYTPVGKELEVSQNPSVKEAKPTQSKIYIDGEEVQFTAYTIGGNNYFKLRDIGKVMDFGVTWNGKLKTVGIDTSVGYEE; this is encoded by the coding sequence ATGAAAAAATTAGCATCAGTTTTTAAGGTTCTTTTAGTGGCATTGATGATTTCAAGCCTTTTCGTTACCTCTGCATTTGCAGCAGGGCTTAAAGGAGAAGAACTCAGCTTAGGCAGTGAAGATTCCGGTTACAAAATTATCGTTCCAAACTTTATCGGAATAAAAACTGTTGATGTTGATGGCTTTGATGTCACAGTAGTTGTAATGGAAACGCCAGAAAAAGATAGCAATGGTAATTATCCGATTTTTGAAATTGTAACAACTGACGAAGATGCTTATTATGTTGACTCTTTTCCAGGAATTTATTATGAAGGACAAGTAGGAAATTTCAGTGGAGAATTTGACAACGGCAGATTGGTATATAGCCCCAATTTAGCTATCGGCAAGGATCTAAAAGATATCAGCAAAGATACGATTTTCACCTTTGATTTCGAAGTTTATGATAAAGACTATAATTATCTTATTTCTTTCTATGGTTTGAATTTCATGTTTGAAAACAAGAGCGAATCTACCACTCCAGCAGAAGAAACTGTAGTTAAAGCTAATCCTACATCCTCAAAGATTGTGGTAAACGGTAAAGAAGTAGCTTTTGAAGCTTATGAAATAGGAGGCAACAATTACTTCAAACTGCGCGATCTTGCCATGGCTCTCAACGGAACGGAAAAACAGTTCGAAGTAATCTGGGATAATGAGACCAAATCCATCAATTTGACAAAAGGTCAGGCTTATACTCCTGTAGGCAAAGAGCTTGAAGTTTCCCAGAACCCATCAGTCAAAGAAGCTAAACCTACCCAGTCAAAGATTTATATTGATGGTGAAGAGGTTCAGTTTACAGCCTACACTATAGGTGGAAATAACTATTTCAAACTGAGAGATATCGGTAAAGTCATGGATTTCGGCGTTACTTGGAATGGTAAACTCAAAACTGTAGGCATTGACACTTCAGTCGGTTATGAAGAATAA
- a CDS encoding ABC transporter ATP-binding protein encodes MREKKSMLEALKRSNMIALKSNKKAYILLMIVNIAMCASTFVDLAFAEYITNSAYNLFTGKTDYNAVIFGILAFTFATLIFNSLGLIKQMLNNRLMLDITYHFEGTLNDKLGSIKWEYYENNETFIKIHEVRNHSLKTIKNMVNSIIFYITVVPMAAIYAYYLSQINIFAVIIYFILVIIFNLVIAGKMFSQLGRLWEEIQSYSHRQKYFFNFSGDKITHQEYKFNRLFNYAGDLWEKCYDSEHKIKLKIFGKHEITLQTARLIFNLPYMTMMIFIGFEIVAGIHEIGFLIMANALFNNIINTCLNIQNNITNNRIESVFIKAYEEVMSYENDTITSVLPYRGNVHLNKVTYTYPQARVKALDQLDLCIKEGEKIAIVGHNGSGKTTCTNLLMALTDRYEGNITDGTKPVNLQNSISCILQDFAQYQMTIRENIEAGYVGHEFSDEEIMSILEKVGLKDVVLKLENGIDTQLGQLSKGIELSKGQWQRLAIARLLANPNATIWILDEPTAYLDPISEIEIYDMIYKISGDKTVLFISHRLGFAKRADRIIVFDKGKVAEQGTHDELMQKNGIYAEMYKIQESWYAMPSNPIGCCSAIAGS; translated from the coding sequence ATGAGAGAGAAAAAATCTATGCTTGAAGCATTAAAGCGTTCCAATATGATTGCACTCAAATCGAATAAAAAAGCATACATACTATTGATGATTGTGAACATTGCTATGTGTGCAAGCACTTTTGTTGATTTAGCTTTTGCGGAATATATAACGAATTCTGCGTATAATCTATTTACCGGAAAGACGGATTATAATGCAGTAATTTTCGGTATTTTGGCATTTACATTCGCTACTTTGATTTTTAATAGTCTTGGGTTAATAAAGCAAATGTTAAACAACAGGCTTATGCTTGATATCACATATCATTTTGAAGGTACATTGAATGATAAGCTTGGCAGCATCAAATGGGAGTATTATGAGAATAATGAAACCTTTATTAAAATTCATGAAGTCAGGAATCATTCTTTAAAGACCATAAAAAACATGGTTAATTCCATAATTTTCTACATCACTGTTGTACCAATGGCAGCAATATATGCCTATTACTTGTCTCAAATCAATATCTTCGCAGTAATCATCTATTTTATACTGGTCATTATTTTCAATCTGGTAATTGCAGGCAAGATGTTCAGCCAGCTTGGCCGCTTATGGGAGGAAATCCAAAGTTACAGCCATAGACAGAAATATTTTTTCAATTTCTCAGGAGATAAAATAACCCATCAGGAATATAAATTCAATAGGCTGTTCAATTATGCTGGTGATTTGTGGGAAAAGTGCTATGACAGTGAACATAAAATCAAGCTGAAAATATTCGGAAAACATGAAATAACCCTTCAGACCGCGAGATTAATATTCAATTTACCCTATATGACCATGATGATTTTTATAGGTTTTGAAATTGTGGCAGGAATCCACGAAATCGGTTTTCTGATCATGGCAAATGCTTTATTCAACAATATCATCAACACATGTCTTAACATACAGAATAATATCACAAACAACAGAATTGAAAGTGTATTCATTAAAGCTTATGAAGAAGTTATGAGCTATGAAAATGATACTATCACAAGTGTACTCCCATACAGAGGGAACGTTCATCTTAATAAAGTAACATATACCTATCCTCAGGCTAGAGTCAAAGCATTGGATCAGTTGGATTTATGCATTAAAGAAGGTGAAAAAATAGCTATAGTAGGACATAATGGCAGTGGAAAGACAACATGCACAAATTTACTGATGGCGCTTACGGATAGATATGAGGGGAATATAACAGATGGCACGAAACCGGTAAATTTGCAAAATTCAATATCCTGTATATTACAAGACTTTGCCCAATATCAGATGACCATCAGGGAAAACATAGAGGCAGGTTATGTGGGACATGAGTTTTCCGATGAAGAAATTATGTCCATACTTGAAAAGGTAGGGCTGAAGGACGTCGTTCTAAAATTGGAAAACGGCATAGATACCCAGTTAGGGCAGCTTAGCAAGGGCATAGAATTGTCAAAAGGTCAGTGGCAGCGGCTGGCTATTGCCAGGCTCTTAGCCAATCCTAATGCAACAATATGGATATTGGATGAACCTACGGCATATCTCGATCCTATATCTGAAATTGAAATATATGATATGATATATAAAATTTCAGGGGACAAAACTGTTTTGTTCATATCACACCGCTTGGGATTTGCCAAACGAGCTGACCGGATTATTGTGTTTGATAAGGGAAAGGTAGCAGAGCAGGGAACCCATGATGAGCTTATGCAAAAAAATGGTATATATGCTGAAATGTATAAGATCCAAGAAAGCTGGTATGCAATGCCTTCAAATCCCATCGGATGCTGTTCCGCTATTGCCGGATCATAG